The Tenacibaculum jejuense genome includes a window with the following:
- a CDS encoding TolC family protein produces the protein MRNTIGIIFGLLLTSYSFHAQELLSKEKAVELTLENNYDIRITKNNLETAKNNKSIYNSGYLPTVTGNAGANYRNNDSEAEFTDSSFNNNNTGVESQTYNASVGVNYTLFNGFNRSNTFKRLKESYNLTELQARQVMENTLITLFIAYYEVGRLTENESTQKQALTISKERLKRAKYSFDYGQSTKLEVLNAEVDVNNDSITYIDIKRQLNNAKRDLNVVLGRKVNTPVAVDTNVLYREDLVLNTILSEANANNANLLQSQKNIELSKLDVKINQSGWMPNVSLTSSYAWNRNISDPTNRISLISSTQTGLSAGVNLSWNIFDGGRTKTNVTNARIALDTQEIRKNQLEEQLERDVNNAWETYQNSLFSLKVQEQNVQTNKLNFERSNERYKLGQISSIDFRQAQVNLINAELSRNNAKYVAKNAELQLLQLAGNLLDNKNF, from the coding sequence ATGAGAAATACAATAGGAATTATATTCGGACTTTTATTAACGAGTTATTCTTTTCATGCTCAAGAACTATTAAGTAAAGAAAAGGCAGTCGAATTAACGTTAGAAAATAATTACGATATACGAATCACTAAAAATAATTTAGAGACAGCTAAAAACAATAAAAGTATTTACAATAGTGGATATTTACCAACCGTAACAGGTAATGCTGGAGCGAATTATAGGAATAATGATTCTGAAGCTGAATTTACTGATTCGAGTTTTAACAATAATAATACAGGTGTTGAATCACAAACTTACAACGCTTCTGTAGGTGTAAACTATACGCTTTTCAATGGATTTAATCGAAGTAATACATTTAAAAGATTAAAAGAGAGTTATAATCTAACCGAATTACAAGCGCGACAAGTAATGGAAAATACATTAATAACCTTGTTTATTGCTTATTATGAAGTTGGAAGATTAACAGAGAATGAAAGCACTCAAAAACAAGCGTTAACTATATCGAAAGAGCGTTTAAAAAGAGCTAAATATAGTTTTGATTATGGACAAAGTACAAAGCTTGAGGTCTTAAATGCTGAGGTTGATGTAAATAATGATAGTATAACTTATATCGATATAAAAAGACAACTGAATAATGCTAAAAGAGATTTAAATGTTGTTTTAGGAAGAAAAGTAAATACACCAGTTGCTGTAGATACTAATGTTTTGTATAGAGAAGATTTGGTATTGAACACTATCTTATCTGAAGCTAATGCTAATAATGCTAATTTATTACAATCTCAAAAGAATATTGAGTTAAGTAAGTTAGATGTAAAAATTAATCAATCAGGTTGGATGCCGAATGTTAGTTTAACAAGTTCTTATGCATGGAATAGAAATATTAGCGATCCAACAAATAGGATTAGTTTAATAAGTAGCACGCAAACTGGTTTAAGTGCAGGCGTGAACTTATCTTGGAATATTTTTGATGGCGGTAGAACTAAGACAAACGTAACTAATGCAAGAATCGCTTTAGATACACAAGAGATTCGTAAAAATCAGTTAGAAGAACAATTAGAAAGAGATGTAAACAATGCCTGGGAGACTTATCAGAATAGTTTATTTTCACTTAAGGTTCAAGAGCAAAATGTTCAAACGAATAAATTGAATTTCGAGCGTTCAAATGAACGATATAAACTAGGTCAAATATCTTCAATCGATTTTCGTCAAGCTCAGGTTAATCTTATTAATGCAGAGCTAAGTAGAAATAATGCCAAATATGTAGCTAAAAATGCAGAGCTTCAATTACTTCAGCTGGCAGGTAATTTGCTAGACAACAAAAATTTTTAA
- a CDS encoding efflux RND transporter periplasmic adaptor subunit, producing the protein MRKLIISVGVGILILALAVIISKRFENSKKKPKKKVTKVEKTVFVTSVKNKEIPVKITANGNLIAKNKVDIYSEVQGVLQTAGKDFRVGTSYKKGQTLLKINNQEFYASIQSQRSSLQNLIASVMPDIRLDYSESFQVWDTYLKNFDINSTLKPLPEPKSDKEKYFISGKNIYTTFYNIKNLEVRLGKYNIRAPFNGILTEALVTNGTLVRAGQKMGEFIDTSVLELPLSVSASFADLLEKGKKVVLYNLEKTKTWEGIVTRINGKIDQTSQTVQVFIEVKGKGLREGMYLEASVATKSVQDALEINRKLLVENKAVYVVNNNQLELVDINPVHFNENTVIIKGLENGTQLVSKAVPGAYTGMPVKLFSETKQEAKK; encoded by the coding sequence ATGAGAAAACTAATCATATCAGTAGGAGTAGGGATATTAATCTTAGCCTTAGCAGTAATTATATCAAAACGATTTGAAAATAGTAAGAAAAAGCCAAAGAAAAAGGTAACAAAAGTAGAGAAAACAGTTTTTGTAACTTCAGTAAAGAATAAAGAAATTCCGGTTAAGATTACGGCAAACGGTAACTTAATAGCAAAAAACAAAGTAGATATTTATTCTGAAGTTCAAGGAGTTTTACAAACTGCTGGAAAGGATTTTAGGGTTGGAACTTCATATAAAAAGGGACAAACTTTACTAAAAATAAATAATCAAGAGTTTTACGCTTCTATTCAATCTCAAAGAAGTTCTTTACAAAATTTAATAGCATCTGTAATGCCAGACATTCGTTTAGATTATTCTGAATCTTTCCAAGTTTGGGATACTTATTTAAAAAACTTCGATATTAATTCAACTTTAAAACCATTACCAGAACCAAAGTCGGATAAAGAAAAGTACTTTATTTCAGGTAAAAATATTTACACGACGTTCTATAACATTAAAAATTTAGAAGTTCGTTTAGGAAAGTATAATATTAGAGCTCCTTTTAATGGGATTTTAACTGAAGCTTTGGTTACTAATGGAACCTTAGTTAGAGCTGGACAAAAAATGGGTGAGTTTATTGATACTTCGGTATTGGAACTTCCTTTGTCAGTAAGTGCAAGTTTTGCTGATCTTTTAGAGAAAGGAAAAAAGGTAGTTTTATATAATCTTGAAAAGACAAAAACTTGGGAAGGAATAGTAACTAGAATTAATGGAAAAATAGATCAAACTTCACAGACAGTTCAGGTTTTTATTGAGGTAAAAGGAAAAGGTTTACGTGAAGGAATGTATTTAGAAGCGAGTGTTGCTACGAAATCTGTTCAAGATGCTTTAGAAATCAACAGAAAGTTATTGGTAGAAAACAAAGCTGTTTATGTAGTTAACAACAATCAATTAGAGTTGGTAGATATTAATCCTGTTCACTTTAATGAAAATACGGTTATTATAAAAGGATTAGAAAATGGAACACAATTAGTCTCTAAAGCTGTTCCTGGAGCTTACACGGGTATGCCAGTGAAATTATTTTCAGAAACAAAACAAGAAGCTAAAAAATAA
- a CDS encoding efflux RND transporter permease subunit: MKKIIAYFIKYPVAVNIIIIAFVILGYFGFSTLKSSFFPLTRAKFININVVYPGASPQEIEEGVVLKIEDNLKGLVGVDRVTSTSSENSASIRVETLKDYDINVVLADVKNAVDKVPNFPTGMEPPVVAKVENVAETISFVVTGDKIPLKSLKDIARNIENDIRRIDGISQITVSGYPAEEIEIAVRENDLIAYNLTFNQVANAVSTSNILTTGGSVKTDAEEYLIRANNRSYYGDELDNLVVRADASGRIIRLKDVATVRDIWNETPNRNYYNGNLAVRVQVSNTNNEDLLSSAKKINEYVEKFNEEHDTVKVEITRDSSITLNQRTELLFKNAWQGMLLVMLFLSLFLRPRLAFWVAAGLPVAFFGMFMLAGYFNITINVLSLFGMIIVIGILVDDGIVISENIYHHFEQGKNPIRAAIDGTMEVVPPIISAITTTVLAFSVFFFLDGNIGEFFGEVATVVALTLILSLVEALIILPAHVAHSKSLDRNQKLYKFNKYAEDVMDFMRDKIYAPALRFVLNYKLIGLIIPFALLLITTGAFKGGIIRGTFFPSIASDRVSVNLTMPQGTNEKITDSIISVVEAKVWEVEKEFTEKYGVNGEPVVENVLKQIGPGSAQASLRINLLPGEERTFGSREITNVIRDRVGEVYGVESLTFGSGGNFGGSPVSVSLLSNNIKELKAAKLELKEELKKNQELKDVTDNDPQGIKEIKIQLKDNAYLLGLNLNGVMSQIRSGFFGRQAQRFQRGQDEIKVWVRYDKKERSSIKNLDEMRIATPSGSRVPLAEIATYEIERGEISINHLEGQREIKVEADMKDAQASATDALTDIRERIMPEITAKYPSVTALYEGQNREASKVSGSAKVVGPVILLLIYIVIVFTFRSYGQPFMLLVMVPFSLIGVAWGHWIHGFAVNILSLLGIIALIGIMVNDGLVLISKFNSYLKEGLRFEEALFEAGKSRFRAIFLTTITTVAGLAPLIFEESRQAQFLIPMAISIAYGIVIATFLTLLTLPVLLSFSNYAKVYVKWFWEGSKPSREEVERAIKELESEREELA, from the coding sequence ATGAAGAAAATAATAGCATATTTTATTAAGTATCCTGTTGCAGTAAATATTATTATAATCGCTTTTGTAATTTTAGGATACTTTGGTTTTTCAACCTTAAAATCATCTTTCTTTCCTTTAACAAGAGCAAAGTTTATCAATATTAATGTTGTGTATCCTGGAGCTTCTCCACAAGAAATAGAAGAAGGTGTTGTATTGAAAATAGAAGACAATTTAAAAGGTTTAGTTGGAGTAGATCGAGTTACTTCAACATCTTCTGAAAATTCAGCAAGTATTCGAGTAGAAACGCTTAAAGATTACGATATAAACGTAGTTTTAGCAGATGTAAAAAATGCAGTTGATAAAGTTCCGAATTTTCCCACAGGAATGGAGCCGCCAGTTGTAGCTAAAGTTGAAAATGTTGCAGAGACCATAAGTTTCGTAGTTACTGGAGATAAAATTCCGTTAAAGTCATTAAAAGATATTGCAAGAAATATAGAAAATGATATTCGTAGAATTGATGGGATTTCCCAAATAACAGTTTCAGGTTATCCTGCTGAAGAAATAGAAATAGCAGTTCGAGAGAATGATTTAATTGCTTATAATTTAACGTTCAATCAAGTTGCAAATGCAGTTTCTACATCAAATATTTTAACTACAGGAGGTTCTGTAAAAACAGATGCTGAAGAATATTTAATTAGAGCGAATAATAGATCGTATTACGGAGATGAGTTGGATAATTTGGTAGTTAGAGCAGATGCTTCTGGAAGAATTATTCGATTAAAAGATGTAGCTACAGTTAGAGATATTTGGAACGAAACTCCAAATAGAAACTATTATAATGGAAACTTAGCGGTAAGAGTACAGGTAAGTAATACAAATAATGAAGATCTTTTAAGTTCAGCTAAGAAAATTAATGAGTATGTAGAAAAGTTTAATGAAGAGCACGATACTGTTAAAGTAGAAATTACACGAGATTCTTCTATTACTTTAAACCAACGTACCGAACTATTATTTAAAAATGCTTGGCAAGGAATGTTGTTGGTAATGTTATTTTTATCATTATTCTTACGTCCACGATTAGCATTTTGGGTAGCAGCAGGTTTACCAGTAGCATTCTTTGGAATGTTTATGTTAGCAGGATATTTTAATATTACAATTAACGTATTATCGTTATTTGGAATGATTATCGTAATTGGAATTCTGGTGGATGACGGAATTGTAATATCCGAGAATATTTATCATCATTTTGAGCAAGGTAAAAATCCAATTCGTGCAGCAATTGATGGAACTATGGAAGTTGTTCCTCCAATTATTTCAGCGATTACAACAACAGTTTTAGCCTTTTCGGTTTTCTTCTTTTTAGATGGTAATATTGGAGAGTTCTTCGGAGAAGTTGCAACAGTTGTAGCGCTTACATTAATTCTTTCTTTGGTAGAAGCATTAATAATCCTTCCTGCGCACGTAGCACATTCTAAATCCTTAGATAGAAACCAAAAATTATATAAGTTTAATAAGTATGCGGAAGATGTAATGGATTTTATGCGTGATAAAATCTATGCGCCAGCCTTAAGATTTGTCTTAAATTATAAATTAATAGGATTAATAATTCCTTTTGCATTATTATTAATAACTACAGGAGCGTTTAAAGGAGGTATCATTAGAGGAACATTTTTTCCGTCTATAGCAAGTGATCGTGTTTCTGTAAATCTAACAATGCCTCAAGGAACAAATGAGAAAATTACAGATAGTATTATTTCTGTTGTTGAGGCTAAAGTTTGGGAAGTAGAGAAAGAGTTTACAGAAAAGTATGGAGTAAATGGAGAACCAGTTGTAGAAAATGTATTAAAGCAAATAGGTCCGGGTTCAGCACAAGCTTCTTTACGAATTAATTTATTACCTGGAGAAGAAAGAACTTTTGGTTCTAGGGAAATTACTAATGTAATTCGAGATAGAGTAGGAGAAGTTTATGGAGTAGAATCTTTAACCTTTGGTTCTGGTGGAAATTTTGGAGGAAGTCCAGTTTCTGTTTCTTTATTAAGTAATAATATTAAAGAACTTAAGGCAGCAAAATTAGAGCTGAAAGAAGAACTGAAAAAAAATCAAGAATTAAAAGATGTTACCGATAATGATCCACAAGGAATTAAAGAAATTAAGATTCAATTAAAAGATAACGCTTATCTTTTAGGTTTGAATTTAAATGGGGTAATGTCTCAAATTAGAAGTGGTTTCTTCGGAAGACAAGCACAACGTTTTCAAAGAGGTCAAGATGAAATTAAAGTTTGGGTTCGCTACGATAAGAAAGAACGTTCATCTATTAAAAACTTAGATGAAATGCGAATCGCAACTCCTTCAGGAAGTAGAGTTCCTTTGGCTGAAATAGCAACTTATGAGATTGAAAGAGGAGAAATTTCAATTAATCATCTTGAAGGACAACGAGAGATCAAGGTAGAAGCAGATATGAAAGATGCGCAAGCGAGTGCTACAGATGCATTAACTGATATTCGTGAAAGAATAATGCCAGAAATCACGGCAAAATATCCTTCAGTAACTGCATTATATGAAGGTCAAAACAGAGAAGCTTCAAAAGTTTCAGGATCAGCTAAAGTCGTAGGTCCAGTTATTTTATTATTAATCTACATCGTAATTGTATTTACATTCCGTTCTTATGGTCAGCCTTTTATGTTATTGGTAATGGTTCCTTTTAGTTTGATCGGAGTAGCTTGGGGGCATTGGATTCACGGATTTGCTGTCAATATTTTATCCTTATTAGGAATTATTGCTTTAATTGGTATTATGGTGAATGATGGACTAGTGCTGATTAGTAAATTCAACAGTTATTTAAAAGAGGGACTTAGATTTGAAGAAGCATTATTTGAAGCAGGAAAATCTAGATTTAGAGCAATTTTCTTAACGACTATAACTACAGTAGCAGGTTTAGCACCATTAATTTTTGAAGAAAGTAGACAAGCTCAGTTTTTAATTCCAATGGCAATTTCTATAGCATATGGAATTGTAATTGCCACTTTCCTTACTTTACTAACTTTACCAGTTTTACTTTCTTTTTCTAATTATGCAAAAGTATATGTAAAATGGTTCTGGGAGGGAAGTAAACCTAGCAGAGAGGAAGTAGAAAGAGCAATTAAAGAATTAGAATCAGAAAGAGAAGAACTAGCATAA
- a CDS encoding MarR family winged helix-turn-helix transcriptional regulator has protein sequence MGLENTLAPWLGKTTKMIDNHIQDIFHEQNIKLTKTQWILLKKLDEKDGVPQQELAFLTGRDKTSLTRLINTMEKKSLVARIPSKLDKRINHVFLTKKGELLFKETLPVIESFAQSLQENISAEEIKATIKVIRKVQENLIAKSNNSCISN, from the coding sequence ATGGGATTAGAAAATACATTAGCGCCTTGGTTAGGTAAAACAACGAAAATGATTGACAATCATATTCAAGATATATTTCATGAGCAAAATATAAAGCTTACTAAAACACAATGGATTTTGCTGAAGAAATTAGACGAGAAAGATGGTGTGCCTCAGCAGGAATTAGCATTTTTAACTGGGCGAGATAAAACTTCGCTTACCAGGCTAATAAATACAATGGAGAAAAAGAGTTTGGTAGCTAGAATTCCATCGAAATTAGATAAGAGAATAAATCATGTTTTTTTAACTAAAAAAGGAGAATTATTATTTAAAGAAACATTACCAGTTATAGAAAGTTTTGCACAGTCGTTACAAGAAAACATTTCAGCAGAAGAGATAAAAGCAACAATCAAAGTCATTAGAAAAGTACAAGAAAATTTAATAGCTAAATCCAATAACAGTTGTATTAGCAACTAA
- a CDS encoding outer membrane beta-barrel family protein, translating into MQKVLCLFVILISTFSFSQMKKEYLSKPGKVSGKVIDKTSKEPLPYVNIIIRDTTNKVITGGITNEKGFFNVPKIPLGKNIIEVQFIGYKTITKEITIDSKSRNIKMGTIALEEDSTTLDEVEVRAETSTVVQKVDRKVINVGKDLTSAGATASELLNNVQSVRVDSQTGNISLRGNENVRVLVDGRPTNVPVAQLLRQLPSSSIKSVELITNPSAKYNPEGMSGIINIILNKNANIGFNGSINTGVEAGHYVRYNASTNMNYKTGKVNFFGNYGFNGGKQFNFGFVNRDNVNLQDFLFKNDNESHLFKIGADVYINDKNTFSFYTTQNWANNFANGRVLITDNTNTLISNSPNTQDPNSHNQTYNVNYKHDFNDKGHNIEFESTYSLNDNPTFLTNSDLLLNPTDRDYRLLNYFNDINNEGENILMNLDYTNPISKKGKLEVGLEYRSNETDNTNITNQERHVITGNTITGTTPIGNSSFTYDRKIYSGYVNYGHQFGKLTMQLGARLEQYEIVGNFTGLDDNSVLTTEVVTDDIFSVYPSAFFTYNPSEKNQFQLSYSRRVDRPSIQQVNPIREWSTPLITSIGNENLVPQFTNSLEINYTRRIKGGSITLGTFYRNINDVISRVTFKDPTDVSDVRQILTFQNFEDTDAYGIELSANYKIANWWRANASADFYSQKQFGVADLSDSNAPRLEVQNEVFNARISNSFTLSKRLRLQLFAMYRGAQEDIQWKTDPMKMVNLGANYTVFKGKGNVTFRVNDIFNTMQFQFQSSNPFVQNGRFKWESRTAYIGFNYRFGGGKNKAKSRRQRDSNEKQGGGGFF; encoded by the coding sequence ATGCAAAAAGTACTATGCTTATTTGTTATTTTAATAAGCACATTTTCATTTTCTCAAATGAAAAAAGAATATTTATCCAAACCAGGAAAAGTATCTGGAAAGGTAATAGATAAAACATCAAAAGAACCATTACCATATGTAAATATTATTATTAGAGACACTACTAACAAAGTAATAACTGGAGGAATTACTAATGAAAAAGGTTTTTTTAATGTTCCTAAAATTCCATTAGGGAAAAATATCATAGAAGTTCAATTCATTGGCTACAAAACTATTACTAAAGAAATTACAATTGATAGTAAAAGTCGAAATATAAAAATGGGAACTATCGCTTTAGAAGAAGATTCAACAACATTAGATGAAGTAGAAGTTAGAGCAGAAACCTCTACTGTAGTTCAAAAAGTAGATAGAAAAGTTATTAATGTTGGTAAAGATTTAACTTCTGCTGGTGCAACAGCTTCTGAACTATTAAATAACGTACAATCTGTAAGGGTAGACAGTCAAACTGGAAATATCAGTTTACGTGGTAACGAGAATGTTAGAGTTTTAGTAGACGGGAGACCAACAAATGTTCCCGTAGCACAATTATTAAGACAATTACCTTCTTCTTCTATAAAAAGTGTAGAGTTAATTACCAATCCTTCTGCAAAATATAATCCTGAAGGAATGAGTGGAATTATAAATATTATTTTGAATAAAAATGCAAATATTGGTTTTAATGGTTCTATAAATACTGGAGTTGAAGCTGGACATTATGTTCGATATAATGCTTCTACAAATATGAATTATAAAACAGGAAAAGTAAACTTTTTTGGTAATTACGGATTTAATGGAGGAAAGCAATTTAACTTTGGTTTTGTAAACAGAGATAATGTAAACCTACAAGATTTTCTTTTTAAAAACGATAATGAATCTCATTTATTCAAAATCGGAGCAGATGTATACATCAACGATAAAAACACATTTTCATTCTACACAACACAAAACTGGGCTAACAATTTTGCAAATGGTCGTGTATTAATTACAGATAACACGAATACTTTAATTAGTAATTCACCAAACACACAAGATCCGAATAGTCATAATCAAACTTACAATGTAAATTATAAACACGATTTTAATGACAAAGGACATAATATCGAGTTTGAATCTACCTATTCATTAAACGATAATCCAACATTTTTAACAAATTCTGATTTATTATTAAATCCTACGGATAGAGATTATAGATTGTTGAATTACTTCAATGATATCAACAATGAAGGTGAAAACATCTTGATGAACTTAGATTATACAAATCCTATTTCAAAAAAAGGAAAATTAGAAGTTGGGTTAGAATACAGAAGTAACGAAACTGACAACACCAACATTACAAACCAAGAGAGACATGTAATTACTGGAAATACTATTACAGGTACTACTCCTATTGGAAATTCTAGTTTTACATACGATAGAAAAATTTATTCTGGTTATGTAAATTACGGACATCAATTCGGAAAACTTACGATGCAGTTAGGAGCTCGTTTAGAACAATATGAAATTGTTGGAAACTTCACAGGATTAGATGATAATTCTGTATTAACAACAGAAGTAGTTACGGATGATATTTTCTCTGTTTATCCGTCAGCTTTCTTTACATACAATCCATCAGAAAAGAATCAATTTCAACTAAGTTATAGTAGAAGAGTTGATCGACCAAGTATACAACAAGTAAATCCGATTCGAGAATGGAGTACACCATTAATTACTTCAATTGGTAATGAAAATTTAGTTCCACAGTTTACAAACTCTCTTGAAATAAACTATACACGTAGAATTAAAGGCGGATCTATTACTTTAGGAACATTCTATAGAAATATTAATGATGTTATCTCTAGAGTTACATTTAAAGATCCTACAGATGTTTCAGATGTACGTCAGATTTTAACGTTTCAAAACTTTGAAGATACAGATGCATATGGAATTGAACTTTCTGCAAATTATAAAATTGCAAACTGGTGGAGAGCTAATGCTAGTGCAGATTTTTACTCTCAAAAGCAATTTGGTGTTGCTGATTTAAGCGATTCTAATGCGCCAAGATTAGAAGTACAAAACGAAGTATTTAATGCAAGAATTAGTAATAGCTTTACACTATCTAAACGATTACGTTTACAATTGTTTGCCATGTATCGTGGAGCTCAAGAAGATATTCAATGGAAAACAGATCCTATGAAAATGGTAAACTTAGGAGCAAATTACACGGTATTTAAAGGAAAAGGAAATGTAACTTTCAGAGTTAATGATATTTTTAACACAATGCAATTTCAATTCCAATCTAGTAATCCATTTGTACAGAATGGACGATTTAAATGGGAAAGCAGAACAGCATATATTGGATTCAATTACCGATTTGGTGGTGGAAAAAACAAAGCAAAATCGAGAAGACAAAGAGATAGTAATGAGAAACAAGGTGGCGGCGGTTTCTTTTAA